In Trueperaceae bacterium, the genomic stretch CGGCGAGCGAGGTGACGGTGGATTGCAGGTGGCCCTGCAGGAGGCGTCCGGCGGCGTCGACGTCGCCCCGCCGGCAGGCGCGGTAGATCGCCCAGTGCTCCTCCTGGGCGTGCGCCGTACGGTCGCGTTGCGTGACGAACAGGCGGAGGAACCGATCGGATTTGACGCGGAGGTTGTCGATGGTCTCGATCAGGAGGCTCGGGCGATCGCGTCCGTAGAGGAGGTCGTGGAACTCGACGTTGGCGGCGATCCACGCCGCGCCGTCCTCCTCCTCGTCCATGCGGTGCAGCAGCGCCTCCATGGCGGCGAGGACGTCGTCGCCCATGCGGGGGAGGTTGCGGCGAAGGGCGAGCACCTCGAGGGCGATGCGCATCTCGTAGATCTCGGTGAGTTCGGCGGACGAGAGGCTGG encodes the following:
- a CDS encoding GntR family transcriptional regulator, which gives rise to MDSTVFETLGREPATEQVTTRLRQAIATGLLKPGERLNQAEIAERLGVSRMPIREALRQLDAEGLVTLQPYRGAIVSSLSSAELTEIYEMRIALEVLALRRNLPRMGDDVLAAMEALLHRMDEEEDGAAWIAANVEFHDLLYGRDRPSLLIETIDNLRVKSDRFLRLFVTQRDRTAHAQEEHWAIYRACRRGDVDAAGRLLQGHLQSTVTSLAERLDADPAAEAAPEKE